The Plasmodium knowlesi strain H genome assembly, contig: PKNH_00_7, whole genome shotgun sequence nucleotide sequence cccaagtagtctttcctacccctaagtagtctttccttacctaagtagtctttccttacactaagtagtctttctataccctaATAGTCTTTTAacccaagtagtctttcctaccCCTAACttattccttaccccctaaccttccttcctcccccccttcattccttccccctccttctttcctcccccccttcattcctcccttttctccctttccttctccctttccttccctccatccctcattccttccccttccttctcctcccttccttctccttcccctacttccttctccttcctctcttcccttacttctttcctccttatccttcttcttctttcccctttcttcttccttctattcctccCTCATTCctcccttcttccttccctgtcctttccctcctcttcctttcctcccttctttcttctttttattccttctcttccatccccttccttctttccttctcattccttcccctctttccccttcctccctccttacctttcttccctccctttcatcccttccctttccctccttcctcttcccttcccttctcctttcctttcctttccttctacTCCTTTCCCATCCTAATTCCCTGTTCCCCCTTTCCTCTCCTCCCATTCCCTTTCTGTCCCTCTCATTCCCTTCTGtcccttctcattcccttccctctatccttctcattccctttccccctattcctttcctcctccttttctttctctttcctccttctcttccttcctctttcctccctttccccttccctttccttctccccttttcctattccttccaccccttcattccttccacctccttcccttcccttccacctccttccccctttccttctcattcctcctttttccttctcttttctttattactttaatatattaataatgtaatacattagtacactaatacattaatgataTATTAAGGGTGTAATACTTACCTGCTTTTTCTTTAGATGCTTCCTTTATCTTCTCCATTGCCTTGACCAGTTCAGTGGGGTCCACAGTGTCACCCTTTATTACACCCTCAAGTGCCTTCTCTATTGTGGCCAACTCTAAAGTTAAGTCGTCGTTGCTCAATATGTCTGCCATGGTTGGTTCTCCCGCAGTGGGGGCAGTGGTGGCAGTTCCAACTTTAACGGAAGATGCTAAACTGCTTTTATTAGCTTCCTTCGCTTCCTTCTGCGCTTTCTGCATTTGTTCTGCATTCGCATTTGGCTTCCCGTCCGGACAAACCCGTTTCCAATCATCCCATAAAGTTCCCCCTACCCTCCAACCCTTCCGCTCATTCCTTCGGTCCACTCTCCACTGTTTGATTGTGTCCCTAAGTACTGCTCTGCCTAGGATCAGCTCCTCCAGAGTAATTCGTTTACACTTATCCAACTGGTCCTGAAGGCTCCTGTTCTTCTTGCTTAAGTGGTCCCCTAATGTAGTGTCAACTGCAGACGTTATGTTCTTCTCCATTACTCCAATGACATCCTTTAATTTACAGTGATCATCATAAATGGTAGATAGGGCAGCAGCTCCGACAACGCAGCGCCGACGCTCTTCCTCATCGGTAAGGTCCTCAACAGTGACCTCATCCTCCTGTACCCCGTCCTTCCTCCTCGTCTCCACTCCACTCATGAAATACCTTATTTCTAATATAGCTTGgcacaatatttttttatattgtcCCTCGACAGCATTCCCCCCCCAGCTCTCCTTATCACAGAGATTACGTATTTCATAGGACTCCTGCCTTGTTAAGCTGCCGCTCAATTTCCCCCATGCATCTTCCAAATCTGCCTTCAACGTTGCCTACagaggaaagggggaaaaaatttgcaaacagctttatatatatgtgcaattAGAAATgagcacacatatatacatatatatacatacatgtacatatgtatacatatttgtCTGCATACCATAATGTCCTCCCCCCCCGGATCTGCTTTCAAAGTTCCATCCTTCAACACTTTCTTCAACCACTCCTCAAACATGAGCATCGTACCACCAGTAGTACCCGCGGTACCAACTGCTGCTGCCATGATTGTACGTCTTCGTcctcaaggaaaaaaatttacatatttatatatatatactatatatatatatatttatattatatatatatatatattatatatagaattaagaaaaaggaaaaaaaaaaaaaaaaaaaaaaaaaaaagaagaagaaggaaaaatactctttcttttttctcttccttctttcctttcttccttaaaaccttctttttcttccgtccTTAAATATtacttctttattcttcctttcttcttttccttctttaaaaccttccttttgttcctcctctaaaacatccttttttttccttcctttcttctttttcttcctttcttctttttcttcctttcttcttttccttcctttcttcttttccttcttttgttacttccttcctttcttcttttccttctttaaaacttctttcttttactcttccttctttaaaacatctttcttctttcctttatgttccccttaaaccttccttcttttctccttcctttcttccttcttcttcttttttcctcctttgaaccttccttctttttctccctaaaaccttccttttcttctcattcaatcttctttctcttctcccttaaacctttctccttcttttcttctttaaaacttccttcctttttctctcttaaaaccttctttttcctcctttctacattcttcttcctttgttactctttcttcttttcttccttcttttttcctcttccttttccctcctgaaaccttccttccttactcttccttctttcctttcttcttctcctccttaaatcttcttctcttctcattcaaacttccttcttctctcccttaaagacttttccttctttactcttccttccttaaaccttcttctttttcttccttccttaaaccttcttctttttcttccttccttaaaccttccttattcaatcttccttctttactcttcctttctttacttttccttactcttccttcttttattcttccttccttaaaacttgcttctttactcttccttccttactcttccttcttttattcttccttccttaaaacttgcttctttactcttccttccttactcttccttcttttactcttccttctttattcttcctacTTTACTTTCCCTTGAaccgttctttttcttccttcctttactcttccttccttaaactatctttttcttccttccttaaaccactctttttttcctttcttccttaaaccattctttttcttccttccttaaaccattcttttttcttccttccttaaaccatccttctttttcttccttccttaaaccactctttttcttccttccttaaaccatccttctttttcttccttcctgaaatcttccttactcttccttctttactctttcttcttttactcttccttcattactcttccttccttaaaccactctatttcttccttctgcactcttccttcctcaaaacactctttttcttccttcttcttttattccttgttcactcttccttaaaccttctttaatcttccttccttaaaccttcctttttcttccttccttaaaccactctttttcttccttcgttaaaccttccttttttcttccttcattcaaccattctttttcttccttccttaaaccttctctttttcttccttccttaaaccattctttttcttcctcccttaaatcattcttttccttccttccttaaaccttccttttttcttccttccttaaaccgcacttctttactcttccttctttttcttccttctctactcttcctttctttactcttccttctttaaaccatccttctttttcttccttccttaaaccttccttcttttactcttccttctttactcttccttccttaaacctttcttccttactcttccttccttaaaccattcttcttcttcttttccttccttccttaagccattctttttcttccttctttaaaccactctttttcttccttccttaaaacttcattactcttccttccttaaactattttttttcttccttccttaaaccgcactttttcttttttctttaaaccttcttttttccttccttccttaaaacattctttttcttccttccttaaaccttcttctttttcttccttccttaaaccttcttctttttcttccttctttagtcttctttccttaaaccattctttattcttccttccttaaaccattctttttcttcattttttttttctttcatttcttcttttcttcctcctttttcttctatttcttctcttcctctcttccttttgaaccctttttttctttccttatttactcttccttctttttttcttcttcaatcttccttccttttttactctttcttctttttcttccttctttactcatccttccttaaaccattctttttttcttccttccttaaaccttccttctttactgttccttcttttactcttccttctttactcttcctttctttactcttccttcttttactcttccttcattaaaccattctttctcttccatcattcattcttcccttctttactcttccttctttcctcttccttccttaaaccactctttttcttccttccttagaccactctttttcttccttccgtaaaccattctttttcttcctgacTGTAAccacactttttcttctttccttaaaccactctttttcttccttccttaaaccttccttttttcttccttccttaaaccattctttttcttctttccttaaaccatccttctttttctgccttccttaaaccactctttttcttccttccttaaaccttctttcttcccttccttccttaaaccactctttttcttccttccttaaaccattctttttttcttccttccttaaaccattctttttcttccttccttaaaccattcttttttttccttcattactctttcttccttctttactcttccttctttaaaccattctttttcttccttctttactcttccttccttaaaacttcctcctttactcttccttccttaaaccttctttattcttccttccttaaaccactctttttcttcctttattcttcccttccttcattcattcttcttcttcctccagaatcatccccttccttcttttcttccttctcctccttcctcaagcacatttctattccttccttaaaccttcttctttattcttcctttccttaaaccactcttctttttcttccttccttaaaccttccttttttcttccttccttaaaccttccttccttaaaacttc carries:
- a CDS encoding SICAvar, type I (fragment); the protein is MAAAVGTAGTTGGTMLMFEEWLKKVLKDGTLKADPGGEDIMATLKADLEDAWGKLSGSLTRQESYEIRNLCDKESWGGNAVEGQYKKILCQAILEIRYFMSGVETRRKDGVQEDEVTVEDLTDEEERRRCVVGAAALSTIYDDHCKLKDVIGVMEKNITSAVDTTLGDHLSKKNRSLQDQLDKCKRITLEELILGRAVLRDTIKQWRVDRRNERKGWRVGGTLWDDWKRVCPDGKPNANAEQMQKAQKEAKEANKSSLASSVKVGTATTAPTAGEPTMADILSNDDLTLELATIEKALEGVIKGDTVDPTELVKAMEKIKEASKEKA